Sequence from the Mycosarcoma maydis chromosome 4, whole genome shotgun sequence genome:
ACCCAGGTGCCAAATTCTGCTCCGCTCACACACcggccgacgacgatcagaGTCGTTGCGTCCACAGCGTCGCTTGCAACAGTCAAATACTGGACAGCAACGTGCAAGGACCACGGTTTTCACATGCGTTCCGCCGACAGTAGCATCGCGTCGGCTCCAACACGTACTGTCACTGCCAGCTCCACTCCAccctcgacgacgatcacTCGGCTCCACACCCCGACCGTACAAGCCACGTCTCTGgctcgatcgtcgtcgcatCAGCggtcgtcttcgtcgccTTCACCAACCATGCTCACGCTGAAACGCAAAACGAGCTTCTCCAGCACTCACACTAGCAGCCCCGTGAGAAATACAcgagcgtcgtcgtctgtGGGATTGATAAGGAAACCTTCGCGAACAACCATCGTAGGATCCgcaaagcaaagcgtcACACACTTGGATGGCGTGGCTGCCAACAAGTCCACTTGCGGCGTGACAAGTGTGTCTATTCGTCGAGTGGCGACCTGAGCTTGCCTGTTCGCTCATCTGCTAACTGTCATTACGCGTCTTGGTTTAGTCGATCTTTGCCTGTCCACACCCACGCACACGGCACAGACCTTTGTGAATCTCACGTTTTCTAAACCTACTGAATCGACATTACACTGTACAGAGACTGTGTGTGATTTGCAggctgagcttgttgatcaGTAGCGCCGAACGGCCCCCTCAGCACCAGCAATCACTGTGCGGCCTGACCGATCCAAGCCAATCCAGCTGGTCTGGTCGCAGTCCCATCCAGCGTATTCGTGCACCACCCTGGGAGGACGACATGTCGATTCAGtgtcttgatcgtctcCCTGCATATGCGTCCAGCCTTGCAGCGCAGCGCGGTACGGCAATCCATCTTGCGTCGCCACCAGCAcatgctgctcgtcgtccgtAGAAACAAGCCGAAGGCAGTTGATCTCGGCGTTGTTGCGCTTCCACGTTGTGAGCAGACCTTTGGGCACGCTCGCACTATCGGTTTGTGAACAAGTGGCGCGAACATCCCACACACTGACGATGCCATTAGCGGTTCCCACCACGACAGTGTTCTCCAGCACATTGATCGCAGTAACACCCGCAGTTGTAGTCTGGCTCCACAAATCCGTCGCTGAGGGCGCCGCACCAGGTGGAAAATCGAATTTGCTCGTCGTTAcactcgctgctgctgttctcAAATCAAACAGCTGCCACGAACCACTCGCAAGTCCCACTGCAAAAGTCGACTGCTCTGCTTCCGCTCCGTCCTGTAGCTGTGACAAAGCCAAACACTGAACGGCAGAATATCGATCACTGCCCATCATCCTAATCTGTTTGGGCGTTGCTACGTCCCACAATCGAACCGATCCGTCCGCTCCGGCCGTCAGTATACTCTTGCCTCTGCCAATGACGCCTGCGGTCAAGACTGCCCGTTTGTGACCCTGCAATGTGCGCGGATTGTCTCCTGTGAAAGGATCCCAGATCCGACACGTCAAATCGCCCGATGTGGACAGCACGACTCTGTTCGACGGGAAGAACTTGACAAAGCGTACGTCACCAACGTGGCCCTTGAGCGCTGTCTTTTTACTCAACCTCGACTTAGCCGAGCTAATAGAGAGTCGGATTCGCGCTTCGATCTCCCATTTGCGCTCTTCTGCATCGGACGATTCTCCGGTCAGAATgtgttgctcttcttcaGTCAGAGTTTCGATCGCATTTGCTCGCGCTTCGGCCGCATCAAATTCGCCTACAAGTCGTCCAGTGTACAGCGACCCTTCAGAGCCACCTGCGACAAAGAGATCCAGTTCATCGTCTGCCGATCCCAGGCCCATGTCGAATGCATCAATGGTGGGATGATTCGTGTAATTGTCGTTGACCTTCGACGTGCCTACGGTAGGCAAGAACTTGGTCACGGATCTGCGAGGGAAGCAAATTTGAATTCcagagtcgagctcgatgtTCGATTGCAACTTTCTTGTTGACCttttgttgttgttgttgttgttgtttttgttgctgctgctgccgtcagTATCAGCTTTGCCTTGTTGCGTCAACTCAAGGTCTAGCCAGCTCCCTGGAACTCGGTGAATTTGTAGCCCGTTGGTAGGTCCACCAGACGCTTCTGGGTCGCCTATTTTGACTCCACCTTGCGTTTCAACATTCTGTCCGTCGTCTTTGGTCTGAATGAGAGGAAGCTTGATATGTACGCTGGATGAAGGTGCGTTGGACGCGTAGTAGGAGAGCCATGCCTTTTCGGCAGCAATggtggacgacgagatgtCGGAGAACACCTCGGCATAATTGGGCTGTACTGAAATGTACGGTAGTGTCGCCATGATTACGACAGGAAGCCACGAGCTCTTTGCAAGAAGCAAGCACCGGCGGGTGAGAGAAAGTCGTGGTGGCAAGACGACAAGGGtttcgagtcgagctgagTACTGACTACTGGAAAGCTTCTTAACGCCGCGTCAGTGCGGCACAATTTCGCGGATCACGGAACTCGGGCCAaaagcacgaatcacgaatcatgaatcgttaatgtgaatcgtgaatcacgaatcgtgaatgttgcaCAATATGCTTCGTGCACGGTGCGCTCACGTTTGACCTTCGCTCACTAGTAAGTGCCGCACAATGTTTGCTGTGTGAgttgatgacgaggagcaTCACATTCAGTCACCATCGACACAGGCTGCTCGCATCGGTCCGTTGCGGTGTGCCAGTATATATGCTCTTGCACGTTAGCGATGCGACTTGGGCCCTTTGTATGCCAACACAACAATATCACCATCTCTTCTTGGATCTTCGTGTTTGGGCGTGTTCCAATACCTGGCTACCTCCCTATATCCTTTCAAGCTCAACAGATTCTTGAGCGTCCTCGTATGCCCTGGTTTTCTCGTTCCCTCCTTGAGCAGACTTTCAAACACCACCAAGTGACTAGGCCACGAATGGCGCCAACCTTTGTCCCATGGATGACCCCctccttgctgctgtgactTGGGAGACGCTGGATAGTCGGTGTTGACATTGTACGGAAACCGATCGACGAGATACTTGATGGGGTCGTGGTAGAAAAAGTCGCTCTGATCCCAATACTCGACCGTCTGCTGCTCACGGGTCATCAGCGATCTCGATGGGGGAGGTGGACACTGGATGAACCAgcttcgatcgacgagttgCTTGTCGTGCAGATGCGTCGCCCATGGTGTTGAGTGGCATGGCATGAGGAAGCCCAGGTTGTGGATGCGACCGAAGCCAGAGCCAAACTCGACTTGATTCGCAGATGACTCGGATGTgagctgttgctgccgaaACATCCTGCCGAGCTCAAAGGGGACCTGCTCCTGACCGACAGCGTGGATTGTGGTCAAGTAAACGGCTGCTATGGGTTGTAACGTCAGCAgaacagctcgaagccAAAAAGGGAGCAAGTTCAGAGCTCGCCACATATGCTTGAGTGGGCCATCTTGATGATCGGTTAGCATTGGAACGGCTTTGCGAGATCTTCTTTTGGCGTACGACGATTCCAGGCCTGTGGCAGCAAGTATGGTGAGGGCTGGAAGAAGCGGTTGCAGGAACCTAAATTCTTTGTGTCCTAGCAAAGAGTAGACGGCCACCGTCACACATACAAGCCTCGCCAATGACCGCTTAGCATCAGCCGCAAGTGCTTGGTTGCGCTCTTGAAATGCTTTGAGCAGTCCGAACAGCGTGGCTGGAAGCCAGATGGTACACAGCACAGGTAGACCTTGACTGATATACCAATGGCAAGGATTCGTACCGTAAAAAATGCTCAGGTTGGCAACCACGTTCTTGTGTACGAAGGAGACAAGGCTGAGCGCAGGTAGTATCCTTGCACTCTCACCAACTTGGTTGGCCAAATAGTCATAAGTAGTGTCCACAATGAGCGCCAAACCGACCGATGCGAATCCAATGATTGCGAGGGTGGCAacaaagctgctcgcctcgccgACAAGTTCGAGAAGAGGCAGCACTGAGCCTTGCTGATCTTCAGCACTGCGGTCCGACGTGTTCGATCGAAGAGAACGCACCTGTCGAACGAAAAGCTCTGCAGTCAAGTACATCCACAGCATGCCATTTGTCGGGCGCAAGAGGCAAGCAAATGCAGCGAGCATGACGCTCTTTCGCAGCGTGCGATCGTAGATGATCCTAGAAATCTGCTTGATGTCCAAGTCCAAGTCTTCTTGCGaccgcttctgctgcgGACGCATCTGATGCCAGACGCACGCGGGACCCTGAAGCTGCATCAACATTGACCGTTCTTCCGCGCTGGAAAAGGTAGCGACATCGAAGCGGAGAGAGTAGAACGGTACGAAGGGCCAATAGAACAGAGCCGCTGCAGTGACTGCTGCCTCGGTAGAGTTGCTGAAGGTTCTTGTCGCCGTAAACAGCGCGTACAGATTGCATGTACCAACGAGCATTGCAAGCCAGCCAAGTGCGGGACCACCGATGCGATGTGCTAGGCGAAACGTATAAAAATCACCAATGGCAGCGACGATCGCTTGTTGCAGACGAGGGAACAGGACGAGTAGATACGACTTGTCCAGCCCCGTAGACTTGAGCAAAGCATAGCCGGGTACAAATAGTAACGGATGCAAGATGGATCGAACGGGACCGTTGAACAAGTTCTGCACTGCAGCTGTCAGATACGATGTGTTCGAGGGTGCGTCAACCGCGTAGGCCGAGACCCACTCCCAGGTCTTGAAGCCATAGCCAAAGACGAGACGATGTGCGATCTCGGTGGTCTGATAGTGCTCATCAGGCTGAAAGAATGTTCGAGTTGCCAGAGCGTTGCTGACGCGAAACGCTAGCAGAAAGCAAAAGAGCGAAGTGAGATTGACctgcgacgacgacgtgtTGGAGGGAGCTGAGCTGGAATACGGTGGTGACGCTGATTGTGCTGGCCGTGCAACACCTTGAGCTGCCGCCAGACGTGGTCTGGCTCGAAACTCCATGTTGCGCTCTTGGGAATTGGCGACGACCGGCGAGGCAAGATGGTGGACGTGCGCCAAACTGACCAAGAACAACACGAaaatgaatcacgaatcaaggGTCTCTcacctcctccttctccacATAGGatcaactcgtgactgcaacTTGGCGACAGCAACTTGGTCAGGTGTTGGGACACAGACTTTCCTAACACTCAACTTTTACGTGCaggtattcacgattgtgagTGTTACAACATGAGATGCCGACTTATTCCGTGAGCACGGCAACTTCGTCCAGTATGCCGAGTGCTGTTCAGTCGATTCTTGACGCTCAAATTGGTCATCAACACACAGGCCTCTTCTCGACCTCAAACTGTATTGGCTGGTGTTGGATTGCTGGGCGCAAATGCATGCTacgctcttcttcttcgaaTATAGTCTCGCACAGGTTCGTTGCCCGCTTCGTCCACGAAGAATCTTCTCTTCTCCTCATCCTGCCATACCAGCACaccgagctgcttggcgtagTTGCGCACCTCTTCAAAGTCGAATTGACTTGTAAAGTCGGTGAAGAGCGAACCCAAGTTTTGCTGGACTCGGTTCTTTTCGCGCTCCCATAATCTGATCTGATCCGACACGGTGACAGGAAGTAGAGGATCGTTACGATGCATCTGGAGGTgtgcgtgatgcgtgagATACGTGATGATCTGTTCGGCGGTGATGCCGTTTGCCAGGGCCGACTTGACCGAATCACGCGTAATGGATCCAACGACCAAATTCGGGAACCTGGCCTTGATGGTAACAAACAGCGACAGCACTGCGACTCGGAGCGGGTTCGAAGTATACGCGTAAAGGCGGTAGTTGGTCTCGAGGATGATGTAGCCTCGTTCTTCCTGCTCTGTTCCGTTGCTCGACAGCAGAGGTACAGCAGCGGACGAAGTGAGGGTGGTGGCAAGGCGTGTAGGGTAAAAGCGTCGGCTCGACGCTTTGCGTTGATAGACAAGACCGTAGTCGCGGAAATCTTCGAGCATGTGCAGCTGTGTTTCGGGCAACTCCTCTGTCGAGTAATCTCTGCCGAGCTCCAAGCTGCCCAGCATGAAGAGAAAGGcgagcacctcgaccagatcCATGTTTCGCTCCTCGGCCATATCGAGGTATTGCAAGAGCAAATCCCACAGCTGTGTGTTGACGTCTTCTAACAAAAACTGGAATCCACGGCTAGTGATGTTGAGTCCTCcattcgagctcgaggcggTTCTAGGCTGCATGAGATTGCTTCTACGTAAAAGGTAGAGCACGGGCTCACGAGGAGTGCTCGAGTTATCGCTGCCAACCATGTAATGGAGAATCGTTTCCCACTTTGTGCGAGCATACTGATCCAGAAAAGCCACATCCACCGCATTCTTGTCTTCTGTATCACAGGGTACACCAAAAGATCGATGTTTTCCTCCGCCCGTCAAGGCTCTTCGCATTCCTTCAGTGAAGCCGGCATTGAGCAGTAGCATCTGCTTGCCCGCCGATGCCTTGAGCTGTATGATGGACAGACGGGAGAGCTTgtcgacagcagcatcaaACTCATTTTTTACCTCCTTTTTGATCCACGCCAAGAAGTCGTCTGCTGCCAGCGGAACATCCAGAAAGAGCATGTGCATGATGAGCTGGCGCGCCATCATGGGGAGCAGTCGGAAGATAGCGAGACAGGATGCTGGTTTCTGGTAGAGACGGATGAGCACGGATCGAGGTTGCCGGTCCAAAAAGTCGTCGATGGTTTCAGCTCCAATgccagctgctctcgagTGTTCAGAAATGGCAAGCGCAGTGTTGGTACCTCCTTTGGCTGTGGATGTGAGTCCTTGGCCAGGCCCTGGTGTATGTCGCTGGCTCGCCATGGCGGGCTCTTGTTCTATTGCCTCAAAGCAGAGGTAGCGTAGATGCTTGTGCGCAAGTGGCGCGGGACTAGGTTGATTCGCacagctgcatctgctttgctctAGTGTCGGCGCCGGCGTCGCAAGGCTGGTGGTACGTGCTAGGGATGAGAAGCTGTGCGGCGAGGTTGGATCGAGGATaggctgctgcgcaaccacgaatcgtgaacgtgGAATGCATCACAAATCCTCCACACGACAACTCAAACGGACACATTTCCGAATTCCGAGGGCGAATGGATGATTTTTAAAATTGATTGTGACGCATTTGTGTATTTCGagtggtggaggaggtCTCAATCATAAAAGTGAGACTGAACTTCTCCAAAGCTTAGCTTGGAAAGAAAATTTTGGTGACACAAACGAGTTGGATACACGATAGATCGTAGATGGCTTCGACGTGTGTCTCGCAACACCATCGATGCTTCTTCTATGCTTCGGTCCGCAGCTTTACGATCATGGCAGCGTTCAGCACGACAGACGAGGCAGTTCTTACTGCCCCCCTCGAACTCAATCCACTGGCGCAGTCAGCAACCGCTTCATCCTCGGGTCGCTCGATCTACTATGTCTACGACATCCTTTCCACAGCAGCCAAAATTCACAGCGGTGGTTTCAAGCGAGTAGCTTTGCAATTCCCAGATGAAGCGCTCGTCGATTCGGTTCCTGTATACTGGGCGCTCAAGAGTGAGACTCGAAAGCTCTACTCTGCCGACGCTCAATCAGCGAACACCGCGTCAgtctcgacatcgacgTCAGCGTTGGGCTCCAACGACGGCTTGCCACAGTTGTACATTCTCGCAGACACAAGCTACGGAGGCTGCTGTGTGGACGAGGTAGCTGCTAAGCATGTGGATGCCGATCTAGTTGTGCATTATGGTCATGCTTGTCTCTCTGCTACTGCGAGGTTGCCAGTCATCTATGTGTTTACAAAGCAGCCACTCGAAGACGTTTCGGCTGCGGCAACCAGTCTGGCTGAAGAGACAAGTCGGAACATCTGCAGCGGCGATCCATCTACAGACATAGAAGCTCTGGTGCTGACGTATGACGTCTCGTGGGATCATGTGATTGACGATGTCTTCCATGCAACGCAACAGGCCCTGAAAGAACAGGGTGTGACGCTGCCGCTCGTCAGAACACATGTCGACTTTAGAAGAAACTACGAAGACAAGCTGTACAATGCAGAATCTGTGGCTTCTGGTGCGGCGTTGTCATCAGAATGCGGCGGGGCGGTGGGAGGCTCATGCTGTAATGGAGTGCAACAGGTTGCTCCTTCCTCCTGTTGTAATGGATCGACTTGCGTGTCTGCCAATTCGACGTCTACCGAGTTTTGCGCAACACCAACATCGAGGTTGACGTCAACCTGTCCGTCGTCTGCCTCTTCTGTGTCGCAACTGATCAAAGAGATTGGCTCTGATCGCTCATCTCAACTGCTCGGTCCCTCTCGCAGTGTCACTCTTCCGCCAGGTATCGATCTCTCACAATGTGGCTACCTTTACCTCGGACCTGAATCGCTCTCACTCACCAACCTCCTACTCACCCTGGGCGCTGCAACTCGGCTGATCTCCTACAACCCGCTTACGGGCCGGTCTCGGGTTGAAACCGGCTCAACGAATCGGCTGCTGATGAAGCGCTACGCTTGCGTGCTGAAAGCGCGCGATGCATCCGTCGTCGGACTTTTGGTCGGCACGCTTGGCGTCCACTCGTATCTTCCCTTGCTCAAGTATCTTCGTCAGCTACTGACGGCCAAACCGAGTAGGCGCAAAGTTTACACGATTTCGGTGGGCAAATTGAATCCAGCGAAACTGGCCAACTTCCAAGAGATCGATGTGTTTGTCCTCGTAGCGTGTCCTGAAAACACGTTGGTGGATAGCAAAGAGTTCTTTAGGCCGATCGTCACGCCGTTCGAGATGGAGTTGGCGGTCAAAGCGGCACAAAGACACGAGCTCGGTCAAGAGGGCGTAGATTGGAGTGGAAAGTATGTGTTGGATTTCGAGCGCTTGGTGCCGCACGAATTCAAGTCGAATGGAATCGAGGCCAACGGCTTAAATGCCAAAATGCATTCGctccagatcgagcagagTGACAATGTTGACCAGGTGGAATCCGAACGAGAGCCAAGCGATGATGATCAACCGCATTTTTCGCTCATCAGTGGAACGTATGTCCACAGACGCAAGTTTAACGCCAAGTCTACCTCGTCCACGTCCACCTTGCCGACGCCACAACAAGATGAGCTGCAGATGATTGCCAACCAGGCTGGTGGAGCAAATGAGGATCAAGTGTTGGTTCGCAACGCTACCAGCGGCCAACTCACCACGGTGCTAGAGACCGCGTCGATTGCACATCTGAAAAAGCGTGGTTGGAAGGGTTTAGAACAGAGACTGGGAATGGACGAGCCTAGTGTGCTGGAAGAAGGTCGACAAGGTATTGCAAAGGGATACAAGGATGCCGGTGGAGAAGGCGAAATTATGTAGGACTTGTCAATTCTAGAGCATCTCCACACTTGCTTGCTTTTGGCTGAGTGAGTACGTGACAACGCAAGCTTGGATTAGAAACCGCAGCGTAACAAAAGACCAAAGGAAACAGAAAACGTGAAAACTTGAGCAACAAAGCAAGATGAAAGCCGCCTAGATctttgcatcgcttccacccTCGAGCAGACCAACAAGCAACCACGAAGCTCCGGCAGCAACACCTCCCACGGCGAGCGTCGAGATAGCGCCATAGGCGTAGCCCTTGAAACCGCCTTCTCCACCGGTGACGCGCTGCTTGACGACACCAAATACCAAGAGAATCACACCTGTGATGATCACCGACAGTAACAGAGCCCTGCTAGCCTCTTGAACGAACATGTATGGCAACAGAGGGATGATACCACCGAGGAAGTAGCTGAGACCGATAGTGAGAGCCGAGACGTAAAGACGCGAGGTGCTGACGGGTTCCAGACCttcgccgagcttgagcaggaAGGGTGTGAGGCCGGCGTTTTCGAGATCTTGGTCcgtgagcagctgctgcgattCTTGGTCATCTgcagcgatgcgcttgTGTGCAGGAAcggtggaggtggaagaagggatcgagacgatgccGAACAATTTGCGTctggaggaggaggtaCGGTTCTGCTGGATGGCAGCGAGCTGTTCGGCttggcgacgagcttgttccTTTGCAGTCAATTCAGCAGCGATCTGCGCTGAGGTATCAGGGGCGATTCCGTATCCTTTGAGAATGTCGTGCACCTGACGCTCGACTTCAGTTCCACAGGAACGCTCGACCTTTTGCTGTGTGGATCTGAGATTGTATGCGAAATGGCTCAATTCGGCCTGTGCAGACAAGAATCCACCGATACCCATCGAGATTGCACCCGAAACCAGCTCTGCCAAGCCGGCAAgcacgacgagcttggtggaACCGGTGGAAGAAAGACCGGCGGTAAGGGCAAAGGGGACAGTAAGGCCATCGCTAAGACCGACGATGCAGTCGCGAGCGAAATCGGGGTCGATTAGCGTAcgctcgtcggcagctGTAACGTCTCTACAGCATACAAAACTGGGGTCGTGCTGTTGGGAAGGGCATTCGTGGGTGGCACTGAGGGTGGATgcggaggaagaggcggtACTGTTGCGGTTAGAGGCTTGAGGGACGGCTTGGTAGTTTTCGGTATTGGCCGTGGTTGTGGTTGACCAGAGCAGAGGGGTGGATTCGGTTTTCGAAGTGTTCTTGGAAGGGAGCTTGACCGAGGCACCTttcgaggaagaagcgcaggCACAATTGGCGCATCCGCCGCTAGCACCGGCGTTTttggtggaagagcaggCCATCTTGAGGATTGGAGAGAAGCAGATGAGGAATGGGATTGAAAGAATGGGATGGGATGGGGATGGGATGGTATGGATGGGGTGAGAAAGAGAACGAGACATGAGACCGAGACACGCTTGGTGACTATTTATCTCACTCGATGCTGCTAAGCGCAACTCGCGTCTGACCATCCATAACGCTTAAAAATTGACCGAgagaaccacgaaccaaAAGAAAAAAACCCACCAATTCGATTCCGATTCGGTAACAGGTTCAGGcaataatcacgaatcacgaaccacgaaccacgaaccacgaaccacgaaccacgaaccacgaaccacgaatcgtgatttttttctttctgTGAATTGTAAGTATGACAGTAAATAAGTTACATGAAACCCTTTGTCCACCCACGACTTTCTTGGGAGGACGCCCAGCGAGACGTAACGCCCAATGGTGCGCGGCGCATTACCGATCCGtttgattcacgattctgtgattcttTGGTCAAGCTTTTCACAATCGGGGTGCTTCGTGCGTAGATGACTCTCCAAGGCTCTGAGATGAATACAAAGGCGCCGACGTTGGACGTGTTTATGTCGGTGACGTCTGCTCTCTGCGTGAGCCAAGGCAACATTCGCACAGTGTACACACGACAGCgtgcagcaagcagagTCGTGACTTGTGTTTGGGCCACGAACCATGACACCATGATGGAAGGACGagtgtgaatcacgaatgcggatgattcgtgattccctCGGCTAGCCGAACAAGCGTTGTTTTTCGGCGAGACCGCCTGATAAGGCTGAAGACGCGTGACTCGCTGCCGCGGTAAAAATCGAGAATGGCGACAGATTAACGATTCCACTTGGACATGCTCCAATCAAATTGTCGCTATTGCTCATCCCATCTTCAGACCTTTTCGAGTCGAAATGGTGTACAGCCAATGTCGGCATAACATGTAGCCAACAACCGCGTGCCGCGTGCCCGTCACGCGTCACGCACGACGCGTTGTCTTGGCTGTCAGAATGCTCGGGTGTAACAAACAAGGAAAATTAATTCACAGatcacgaagcgtgaagcacgaagcacgaagcacgaagcacgaagcacgaagcacgaagcacgaagcacgaagcacgaagcacgaagcacgaagcgaAGCGTCGAGTGCGAAGgtgcaacgtgcaaaaCTACGCGCGACGCGTTAAGCTTGAGCGAGAGTATTCAACAGCTGCGACAGAGCCAAAAGAATTGAGCAggattctgtgattcacgaatcgcgctGCGAAATCCACGATTCTCAGTCGAAGCAGTCGCGAATCGGTTCAACGCTGCTCACACTCCACTTTGCCGCGATCGAAGCAATCCAGAAATAACTTAGGCAACAAGTTACAcagtcactcacgactcactcCCCCACCGCAGCCAAAGCTGGACAAGGCAAGgcactcaccactcgacTCAGCAccttggtcttgctcgtccgTCTAGTATCCTTCGTTCTGCTATCCTTCCGATTCTGCTTTCCGTCAAAGCTACGACGAGAGAACGCCAAGAACCGAGCTACTTGCTCGACATCACCGTCCGTCACCTCATCATTGACCATCTCGTCCTCTCTCACATGGTCTGGGCATACgagcaaagccaaagccaaagccatcGCCTCTAGTCTCGTTCCCTCTTGCTATCGCCTCCCCGTGTCACCGTCACAATGCAAGTCGAGGCTCCGgcgtcatcatcctcacCGCTCACTTCACTTTCTTCGCTCGCTCCCTCGTCTGCTCCCTCCGTTGAAGCCGCCTCCACCGTCGCCGGCTCTAGAGCCAAAGTCACCTATTCGCGCAAGCCTCTCGCAGCCGAACACGACGATCTCACGCGCGACAGCCTCAAGTCCTCATCCCCCTCTTCGCAGCCCTCCCCATCGGCTGACCTCTTTGACTCGCCAATGCGTTTCTATGGCCGCAACGCGCCTGTTCACATCGATCAGGATGGCAACGACGTAACGGGCGCTACCGAGAGCTCTCCTGCCACCACCGTTCCGGCTAATAACTCGGCCATCAAGATCGGCCCTTCCTCTCTCTTTCGACGCACCGATTCACACCCATCTCAACACAtcagcaacgacgatgatgcaTCTCGACTAAGCTCACCAGAGTCACCTGCACTCGATCGCACCAAGAAGTTTAACCTCGGCATGGCAAGAGCCATCTACGACTCGGACTTGGACTCGGACgctggcatcgacgccagcacTGTCCCATGCAACCCAACTTCAAAGCCTTTGAGCATCAAAGAGCATAGCGATGACCTCGAGTCTGTCCGCAACGTTGGCTCAGACCCTTTCACTGGCTCTCTGTCCTCCGTCCCTCCTTCAAATTCACAGCCCCTATCGTCTTTGCATCTCTCTTCGCACGAATCTGGCAACGGCC
This genomic interval carries:
- a CDS encoding uncharacterized protein (related to RPN14 proteasome-interacting protein involved in the assembly of the 19S proteasome), with the protein product MATLPYISVQPNYAEVFSDISSSTIAAEKAWLSYYASNAPSSSVHIKLPLIQTKDDGQNVETQGGVKIGDPEASGGPTNGLQIHRVPGSWLDLELTQQGKADTDGSSSNKNNNNNNNKRSTRKLQSNIELDSGIQICFPRRSVTKFLPTVGTSKVNDNYTNHPTIDAFDMGLGSADDELDLFVAGGSEGSLYTGRLVGEFDAAEARANAIETLTEEEQHILTGESSDAEERKWEIEARIRLSISSAKSRLSKKTALKGHVGDVRFVKFFPSNRVVLSTSGDLTCRIWDPFTGDNPRTLQGHKRAVLTAGVIGRGKSILTAGADGSVRLWDVATPKQIRMMGSDRYSAVQCLALSQLQDGAEAEQSTFAVGLASGSWQLFDLRTAAASVTTSKFDFPPGAAPSATDLWSQTTTAGVTAINVLENTVVVGTANGIVSVWDVRATCSQTDSASVPKGLLTTWKRNNAEINCLRLVSTDDEQHVLVATQDGLPYRAALQGWTHMQGDDQDTESTCRPPRVVHEYAGWDCDQTSWIGLDRSGRTVIAGAEGAVRRY
- a CDS encoding uncharacterized protein (related to dolichyl-phosphate-mannose-glycolipid alpha-mannosyltransferase), with the translated sequence MEFRARPRLAAAQGVARPAQSASPPYSSSAPSNTSSSQVNLTSLFCFLLAFRVSNALATRTFFQPDEHYQTTEIAHRLVFGYGFKTWEWVSAYAVDAPSNTSYLTAAVQNLFNGPVRSILHPLLFVPGYALLKSTGLDKSYLLVLFPRLQQAIVAAIGDFYTFRLAHRIGGPALGWLAMLVGTCNLYALFTATRTFSNSTEAAVTAAALFYWPFVPFYSLRFDVATFSSAEERSMLMQLQGPACVWHQMRPQQKRSQEDLDLDIKQISRIIYDRTLRKSVMLAAFACLLRPTNGMLWMYLTAELFVRQVRSLRSNTSDRSAEDQQGSVLPLLELVGEASSFVATLAIIGFASVGLALIVDTTYDYLANQVGESARILPALSLVSFVHKNVVANLSIFYGTNPCHWYISQGLPVLCTIWLPATLFGLLKAFQERNQALAADAKRSLARLVCVTVAVYSLLGHKEFRFLQPLLPALTILAATGLESSYAKRRSRKAVPMLTDHQDGPLKHMWRALNLLPFWLRAVLLTLQPIAAVYLTTIHAVGQEQVPFELGRMFRQQQLTSESSANQVEFGSGFGRIHNLGFLMPCHSTPWATHLHDKQLVDRSWFIQCPPPPSRSLMTREQQTVEYWDQSDFFYHDPIKYLVDRFPYNVNTDYPASPKSQQQGGGHPWDKGWRHSWPSHLVVFESLLKEGTRKPGHTRTLKNLLSLKGYREVARYWNTPKHEDPRRDGDIVVLAYKGPKSHR
- a CDS encoding putative TFIIH/NER complex subunit protein, whose translation is MASQRHTPGPGQGLTSTAKGGTNTALAISEHSRAAGIGAETIDDFLDRQPRSVLIRLYQKPASCLAIFRLLPMMARQLIMHMLFLDVPLAADDFLAWIKKEVKNEFDAAVDKLSRLSIIQLKASAGKQMLLLNAGFTEGMRRALTGGGKHRSFGVPCDTEDKNAVDVAFLDQYARTKWETILHYMVGSDNSSTPREPVLYLLRRSNLMQPRTASSSNGGLNITSRGFQFLLEDVNTQLWDLLLQYLDMAEERNMDLVEVLAFLFMLGSLELGRDYSTEELPETQLHMLEDFRDYGLVYQRKASSRRFYPTRLATTLTSSAAVPLLSSNGTEQEERGYIILETNYRLYAYTSNPLRVAVLSLFVTIKARFPNLVVGSITRDSVKSALANGITAEQIITYLTHHAHLQMHRNDPLLPVTVSDQIRLWEREKNRVQQNLGSLFTDFTSQFDFEEVRNYAKQLGVLVWQDEEKRRFFVDEAGNEPVRDYIRRRRA
- a CDS encoding 2-(3-amino-3-carboxypropyl)histidine synthase (related to DPH2 - diphtheria toxin resistance protein) gives rise to the protein MAAFSTTDEAVLTAPLELNPLAQSATASSSGRSIYYVYDILSTAAKIHSGGFKRVALQFPDEALVDSVPVYWALKSETRKLYSADAQSANTASVSTSTSALGSNDGLPQLYILADTSYGGCCVDEVAAKHVDADLVVHYGHACLSATARLPVIYVFTKQPLEDVSAAATSLAEETSRNICSGDPSTDIEALVLTYDVSWDHVIDDVFHATQQALKEQGVTLPLVRTHVDFRRNYEDKLYNAESVASGAALSSECGGAVGGSCCNGVQQVAPSSCCNGSTCVSANSTSTEFCATPTSRLTSTCPSSASSVSQLIKEIGSDRSSQLLGPSRSVTLPPGIDLSQCGYLYLGPESLSLTNLLLTLGAATRLISYNPLTGRSRVETGSTNRLLMKRYACVLKARDASVVGLLVGTLGVHSYLPLLKYLRQLLTAKPSRRKVYTISVGKLNPAKLANFQEIDVFVLVACPENTLVDSKEFFRPIVTPFEMELAVKAAQRHELGQEGVDWSGKYVLDFERLVPHEFKSNGIEANGLNAKMHSLQIEQSDNVDQVESEREPSDDDQPHFSLISGTYVHRRKFNAKSTSSTSTLPTPQQDELQMIANQAGGANEDQVLVRNATSGQLTTVLETASIAHLKKRGWKGLEQRLGMDEPSVLEEGRQGIAKGYKDAGGEGEIM